CCTGTTTCTCAACCGCCATGGAGATTGGGTCAAAGAAGCGGTGTTAACCTGTAGCGGCATTTTTGACTACGACAAGCAGGCCTTTGAAGCGTTTTATCGCTTTGGCGGGTATGTGGTGAGCTTTCGTCCGGCATGGCTAGGACAAATTCCCCTCGCCCACCGTATGTTCATGGCTCGATTTCTACATCGCTCCATTCCTAGCCACGAAAGTCAGTCATTTCTCAACGATTTTCTGATGGCGGACTATGCAGCGGCCATGGGTACCATCTACACCTCGGTGAGCAAAGCAGCGACGGAGGTGATGCCCCGGGAGTTTGCCCAACTGAAGACGCGTACCCTGCTGATCTCGGGGCAGTATGATCAGATTATTCCAGCAGATATGGGGCAAAAAGCGGCAGCCCTGAGTCCCCATGTAACCCAGGTAGTGATTCCCCGCACCTCCCACTTTCCCATGCTGGAAGATGCCAAGACCTATCTACAAGTGCTGTCTGCCTTCCTGGAATTGGGCGATCGCACCCCAGCGCTACCGGTCTAAGCTCCTATTGATCTAAGTGCGCGCAGGCTAATGTAGCCGCCGCCAACCGATCTCGCCCGTTTATTGTCGCGTAGAAGGACACCTCCCCTATGAACATCACCACCGCGCTGCTGAGTATTCTGGCAGCGATCGCCATTTGGGGCGTGAGTTTGCCTGC
This genomic stretch from Candidatus Obscuribacterales bacterium harbors:
- a CDS encoding alpha/beta hydrolase, which translates into the protein MPYQAVRGVDHYYEWITAGDRPQPSGSKPVMVFLHGWAGSGRYWRTTAHALTPHFDCLLYDMRGFGRSPLPVPPPADLIDDYELDSYADDLAMLLEALGLSRPVYLNAHSMGASVATLFLNRHGDWVKEAVLTCSGIFDYDKQAFEAFYRFGGYVVSFRPAWLGQIPLAHRMFMARFLHRSIPSHESQSFLNDFLMADYAAAMGTIYTSVSKAATEVMPREFAQLKTRTLLISGQYDQIIPADMGQKAAALSPHVTQVVIPRTSHFPMLEDAKTYLQVLSAFLELGDRTPALPV